The region CTGGCGATTGGTGGCGTAGTATCTTTTGCTGATCTTGGTCGCTTAGAAGACCCAGCGTTTACCGTAAAAGATGCCATGGTAATTACTTCTTACCCTGGCGCTACTTCGACAGAAGTAGAAGAAGAAGTGACTTATCCTTTGGAAAAGGCGATTCGCCAACTACCTTATTTGGATAAAGTAACGTCTACCTCATCAGCAGGTTTATCGCAGATTATGGTAAGCATGAAGATGGACTATGGCCCAGATGAGCTGCCACAAATTTGGGATGAGTTACGTAGAAAAGTAAACGACTTAGAACCATCGCTACCACCGGGTGTAAACCCTGTACAGGTGATGGATGACTTTGGCGATGTGTATGGCGTAATGCTCATGGTCACTGGTGAAAACTATTCTTACGTTGAACTTAAACGCTACGTTGACTATTTAACCCGTGAGTTAGAAGTGGTTGATGGCGTGGGTAAAATTAGTTTAGCCGGTGATCAACAAGAACAGTTGTTTGTGGAAATGTCGCTTAAGCGTGTAGCCGCGCTTAACTTAGACATGAATACCGTAGCGGGTTTACTGGCGCAACAAAATGCTGTGATCAGTGCTGGTGAAGTAACGGTTAATTCTCAACAACTTAAGCTACGACCAACCGGTGAACTCAATTCTATCGAGACCTTCGAGAACCTTATTATTCATGGGCGCGATACAGGTAACCTTATTCGTTTAAAAGATGTCGCTACGGTGACTCGTGATGTTCAAGAAGTGCCTGGAAACTTGCTTAACTACAATGGTGAGCCGGCTCTTAACTTAGGTATCTCGTTCTCCTCTGGGGTGAATGTGGTTAAGGTAGGCGAGGCGGTTGATGCTCGTTTAGCAGAGCTGGAAAACATTAAACCTGCCGGTATCCAAATCCACACCCTCTATAACCAAGCCAAAGAAGTTGAGCAATCGGTAAACGGTTTTGTGCTTAGTTTAGCCGAAGCGGTGGGTATCGTAATTGTGGTGCTGTTGTTTACCATGGGTTTGCGCAGTGGAGTGATTATTGGTGCAGTGCTGCTGCTAACCGTGATGGGCACCTTCATCTTGATGAGTATCTACGATATCGAGTTGCAGCGGATCTCGCTAGGTGCACTGATTATTGCCTTGGGTATGTTAGTAGACAACGCGATCGTTGTGGTTGAAGGCATTTTAGTTGGTATGCAACGCGGTAGAAGCAAAGTTGAAGCTGCTAAAGACATTGTAGAGCAAACTAAGTGGCCATTACTTGGCGCAACAGTGATTGCGATTGTGGCTTTCGCACCAATTGGTCTTTCGCCCGATGCTACCGGTGAGTTCATGGGCTCATTGTTTTGGGTGCTTTGTTTCTCACTATTCTTGAGTTGGATTACCGCTATTACACTTACGCCATTTTTGGCTGACTTGTTGTTGTCTTCAAAAAGCAGTGAAAAACAACAAAGCAACGATGACCCATACAAAGGGCTACTGTTTGTAGTATTTGGCAAACTACTTAAGTTCTGTTTGCGTTTTAGAATGCTAACAGTGGTAGTGATGGTTATGATGTTGGCGGGAGCATTTTACGGCTTTAGTTTAGTGAAAAACTCATTCTTCCCACCTTCAAATACGCCAATGTTTTATGTAGACATGTGGATGCCTGAGGGCACCGACATTCGTGACACCTACAAGCAAGTGCAAAAAGTAGAAGACTTCTTGTTAGACAAGGAACAAGTAGAGTTTGTTACCTCTACAACAGGCCAAGGTCTACAGCGATTTAGTCTTACCTACAGCCCAGAAAAAAGCTATCAAGCCTTTGCCCAGTTGCAAGTAAGGGTTAATGATCGTGAACAAATGCTCGATTTGATGCGTGTATTAGACACCGACTTACGTGACGCCTTTAGACAAGTGAGCTTTCAATTTCGCTTAATGGAGATTGGACCTTCACCCGCATCTAAGATTGAAGCAAGAATCATTGGCTCCGACCCTCAGGTACTGCGCGATATAGCCACACAAGTTGAAGATATCTTTAATGCTGACTCAGGTGCTCGAAACATTCGCCATGATTGGCGTGAGCGAACCAAAGATTTGTTGCCGCAGTTTAATGAGTCTCAAGCCCGTCGTTTAGGCATATCAAAACAAGACTTAGCAGATACCTTACAAATGGCCTTTGGCGGCAGTGCAATTGGCTTGTTTAGAGATGGCACAGAAATGCTGCCGATTGTAGTGCGTTTGCCTGAAGATGAACGGGTCGATTTTTCTACGGTGCAAAACCTCAAGCTTTGGAGCCCAGCGCTGCAAACCTATGTACCTATTCAACAAGTAGTGGATGACAT is a window of Agarivorans sp. Alg241-V36 DNA encoding:
- a CDS encoding efflux RND transporter permease subunit — translated: MTIAEYSIKNKVISWMFLVILAIGGVVSFADLGRLEDPAFTVKDAMVITSYPGATSTEVEEEVTYPLEKAIRQLPYLDKVTSTSSAGLSQIMVSMKMDYGPDELPQIWDELRRKVNDLEPSLPPGVNPVQVMDDFGDVYGVMLMVTGENYSYVELKRYVDYLTRELEVVDGVGKISLAGDQQEQLFVEMSLKRVAALNLDMNTVAGLLAQQNAVISAGEVTVNSQQLKLRPTGELNSIETFENLIIHGRDTGNLIRLKDVATVTRDVQEVPGNLLNYNGEPALNLGISFSSGVNVVKVGEAVDARLAELENIKPAGIQIHTLYNQAKEVEQSVNGFVLSLAEAVGIVIVVLLFTMGLRSGVIIGAVLLLTVMGTFILMSIYDIELQRISLGALIIALGMLVDNAIVVVEGILVGMQRGRSKVEAAKDIVEQTKWPLLGATVIAIVAFAPIGLSPDATGEFMGSLFWVLCFSLFLSWITAITLTPFLADLLLSSKSSEKQQSNDDPYKGLLFVVFGKLLKFCLRFRMLTVVVMVMMLAGAFYGFSLVKNSFFPPSNTPMFYVDMWMPEGTDIRDTYKQVQKVEDFLLDKEQVEFVTSTTGQGLQRFSLTYSPEKSYQAFAQLQVRVNDREQMLDLMRVLDTDLRDAFRQVSFQFRLMEIGPSPASKIEARIIGSDPQVLRDIATQVEDIFNADSGARNIRHDWRERTKDLLPQFNESQARRLGISKQDLADTLQMAFGGSAIGLFRDGTEMLPIVVRLPEDERVDFSTVQNLKLWSPALQTYVPIQQVVDDISLDWVEPLIQRQDRKRTLTVLADHDILGDETAASLFSRLRPQVEAIPLPVGYSLEWGGEYESSNDAQEALFSSLPMGYLFMFIITVFLFNSIRQPIVIWLTVPLAVIGVAVGLLATNSAFSFTALLGVLSLSGMVLKNGIVLMDQINIETHSGKDQYQAVVDSAISRVRPVSMAALTTILGMMPLVFDAFFGSMAVTIMFGLGFATVLTLVIVPVLYALFYGIKPTNA